The region ATCGATTAATATTTTTACAATGTGGGATTTCACAACACGCATACTAGACCTTGGTACTTGTAACGCTAAACCGTAAGCTCTATGCGCAAAATAATGGCGTCACAATCACGAGTGAAACCTTTAACCTTATACACTTAGCCTATTTTAGACTTTTCGAGTTGATCAAATTTGGTTTATGAACTAAATTAATGTAAGCGCTTTCAATCTCAAGAAAACCTTTCTTTTTTGAGTTTTTTTACGCCTAGATGTAAGCGCTTACAGCAATTCATTGACCATAATAATATAAAAAATAGAAATCGAGGGGATTCAAATGGCATATAAAAAGTTCAATAAGTCAAAGCTGGCGTCAAGCTTGTCTTTGATCTTAGGTGCTTCTATGGTCACTCCCGCTCTAGCTGCCGAAAGTGAAAGTACTGAAAACGTTGAAGTTATTGAAGTACGCGGTATTCGTAGTTCGCTTGTGAAAGCGATGGATATTAAACGCAGCAGTAAAGGCGTAGTAGAAGCAATTAACGCAGAAGATATCGGTAAGTTTCCAGATTCAAACTTAGCGGAGTCGCTGCAACGTATTTCTGGGGTAGCAATTGACCGTGACAACGGCGAAGGTAGTCGTGTTTCTGTGCGTGGTTTTGGCCCTGACCGCAACTTGGTTTTGCTTAACGGCCGCCAAATGCCTACATCAACCGGTGATCGATCATTCGACTTTGCCAATATTGCCTCGGAAATGATCTCAGGCGTTGAAGTGTACAAAACAAGTGATGCAACGATTGCAACTGGCGGTATTGGCGCAACAATCAATGTGCAAACACTTCGCCCGTTAAACAACCCCGGTCGTACCGCAACCATCAGTGGTAAGTTGCTAGACGACACGTCGGCAGAAGATGGTGATATTACCCCTGAATTGTCGGGCATGTACTCTGAAACCTTTGCTGACGATACTTTTGGTATTTCAATCGCAGGTAGCTACTCAGAGCGGGAAAGTGGGAACCAACGGGCCGAAGTCGGCACAGGTTGGCGTACCTTCCCTGCTCGCATCAATCAAGCATTTCCCGATCCAAATGCTGCTTGGGGCGGGGTTCCATATGAAAATCAAATTAATCGCCCTGATCCTAACTCAAATGATGTTTATTCGGTTCCGCAAACGACTATTTATCGTTTTGAAGAACAACAACGTGAACGCATCAATGGTCAGCTAGTACTGCAATATGCGCCTACCGATAATTTCACGGCGACATTAGATGTCACGCATATGAGCAATGAAATTGATGTTCAGTTTAACGATATTTCTGCGTGGTACACGTTTGCGCCATCTGAAAATGTGTGGACAGATGGCCCTGCAGCAGCCCCGTTGTTTTATAGTGAGGATTACGAAGCGAACGGCATTGGTAATCAAGATTTATCGATGGCGGTTTCAAACTCTGGAACAAAAGCGGAATCGACGTCTATTGGTCTGAATTTCAAGTGGCAAGTGAATGAAAACTTAACACTAGAGCTTGATCATCACTCTTCTGATGCCGAAGAAACGCCTAACAGCCCATATGGCAGTTCTAACTCACTTTCTACCGCAGGTTTTGTTCGCCGTGCAGCAGCAACTGACTTTACTGGTGACCTACCGATTTTGGCAGTGCGCGGTTCTCGTGGTGTGACCAAGGCCGATATGCTAGTAACCGGTTCCTTCTTTAGAAATGAAGATAACCGTGCTGAAATCGATCAAACGCAGCTTAAAGGTACATATGAATTAGACGAGTACGGCAGCATCGACTTTGGTGTCAGCCTGATTAAGGCAGAAAAACACAACCGCGCCGTGCAAGTGCAACGCAATGATTGGGGCGGCGTTGGTGCAGCTGGCGACCTAACGAATATTGCTGGTGATATTACCGGTGTGCAAGATAAGTTTGATGACGTTAGTGGTGGTAACTTTGAAGATCACCCAGACGGCCCTGATGGTTTCGAAATTGTGGATAGCATTATCAATTGGGATTTCGAAGCACTACGTGCATTTGCGGCTACCAATTACACACCCGCTGAACTAAGCGGTATTATTGGCGATTGTGGCAACTTGTTCTGTGCATCAACTGACTATTCCGCAGACACGGATCGCTTTGTTGAAGAAGAAATCGTTTCTTACTATGTACAATGGAGTTACGAAAATGAAATTGGCGATATGCCATATGATCTTCATATCGGTTTACGCTATGAAGAAACAGAAATTGATTCAACGTCAGTCGTGCCTGATTACACAGGAGCAATTGCACGATGGGAGGGAGACACTGAGATAGTATTCGAAGATCAAGGCGTTCGCTCAGCATTTTCTAAGTCGGGCAAATACGATCACTTGTTACCTAACATTAATTTCAACCTTGAAATAACTGACGATATTAAAGTCCGCGCGGCTTACAGTGAAACGATTGGTCGCGCTGGCTACGAAGATTTACAAGGTGGCACGACGGTTGGAACTCAGTTTAACCGCGGCGGTGCATCGGGTAATTCAGGGAATCCAGATTTAGAGCCTTTAGAATCAACTAACTACGATTTGTCTTTCGAGTGGTACTACAGCGAGAGCAGCTACGCTGCAATTGGTTGGTTCAAAAAAGATGTTACCAATTGGATAGACAAAACCTCAATCAGGCAGGAGCTATTTAGTATTCGCAATCCAGTCAATGGCCCCAAATATAATGCTGCATTAGCCGCTGTTGGCGGTGATGCGGGTCAACAACGTCAATGGATCTTTGACAACTTTGGCGATCGTCCCGAAGTATTTATGGAAGACGGTAAGATTATCATTGAAGGGGTAGCTGAAGATAATTTACTGGAATTTTTGGTCACCATTCCAGACAACTCCGATATCGAAAACAAATTTGATGGTTTTGAGTTTGCACTACAACACGTATTTGGCGATTCCGGATTCGGTTTCTTCGCCAACTACACACTCGTTGACGCTGGTGACGACTTTAATAACCAAGTTATTGCCGCCACCGAAGTATACGACAACGAAGCGATTATCGGCGACACCAACGACGACGTGCAAACGGGCATTTCAGACACTGCTAACTTCGTGCTGTTCTATGAAAACCACGGAATTTCAGCGCGTCTTGCCTACAATTGGCGTGACGATTACCTAGAGAAAGTCGGTGACGATACGGGCGCAAACCCAACCTTTGTTGAAGCGTATGATCAATTAGATTTTAACATTAGCTACGACACTCCATGGGTTGA is a window of Thalassotalea euphylliae DNA encoding:
- a CDS encoding TonB-dependent receptor, whose translation is MAYKKFNKSKLASSLSLILGASMVTPALAAESESTENVEVIEVRGIRSSLVKAMDIKRSSKGVVEAINAEDIGKFPDSNLAESLQRISGVAIDRDNGEGSRVSVRGFGPDRNLVLLNGRQMPTSTGDRSFDFANIASEMISGVEVYKTSDATIATGGIGATINVQTLRPLNNPGRTATISGKLLDDTSAEDGDITPELSGMYSETFADDTFGISIAGSYSERESGNQRAEVGTGWRTFPARINQAFPDPNAAWGGVPYENQINRPDPNSNDVYSVPQTTIYRFEEQQRERINGQLVLQYAPTDNFTATLDVTHMSNEIDVQFNDISAWYTFAPSENVWTDGPAAAPLFYSEDYEANGIGNQDLSMAVSNSGTKAESTSIGLNFKWQVNENLTLELDHHSSDAEETPNSPYGSSNSLSTAGFVRRAAATDFTGDLPILAVRGSRGVTKADMLVTGSFFRNEDNRAEIDQTQLKGTYELDEYGSIDFGVSLIKAEKHNRAVQVQRNDWGGVGAAGDLTNIAGDITGVQDKFDDVSGGNFEDHPDGPDGFEIVDSIINWDFEALRAFAATNYTPAELSGIIGDCGNLFCASTDYSADTDRFVEEEIVSYYVQWSYENEIGDMPYDLHIGLRYEETEIDSTSVVPDYTGAIARWEGDTEIVFEDQGVRSAFSKSGKYDHLLPNINFNLEITDDIKVRAAYSETIGRAGYEDLQGGTTVGTQFNRGGASGNSGNPDLEPLESTNYDLSFEWYYSESSYAAIGWFKKDVTNWIDKTSIRQELFSIRNPVNGPKYNAALAAVGGDAGQQRQWIFDNFGDRPEVFMEDGKIIIEGVAEDNLLEFLVTIPDNSDIENKFDGFEFALQHVFGDSGFGFFANYTLVDAGDDFNNQVIAATEVYDNEAIIGDTNDDVQTGISDTANFVLFYENHGISARLAYNWRDDYLEKVGDDTGANPTFVEAYDQLDFNISYDTPWVEGLSIFFEGINITDEYRRKHGRNSHQVLNVTQQGARYSLGVRYNF